One window of Desulfarculus baarsii DSM 2075 genomic DNA carries:
- a CDS encoding spermine/spermidine synthase domain-containing protein has protein sequence MSGAETSIWVTEVITDWDVYHHGVSEVIAHEKTKYQEMYVVHSPSFGRALVLDGKWQSSQADEFLYHEPLVQPAMIAHGAPKKVLILGGGEGATIRETLRWKSVERVVMVDIDQPVVEACREHMEVMHQGAWDDPRLELVFDDAWKYLEDTREAWDVIISDLTDPLEEGPSFKLFTREFYEMARQTLAPGGKMVIQAGPVSPVELAPHARMVKTLAAVFTHTRSYCSHTPSYGRPWGFVLCSQEPLDTRPEPQAVDELLGRMLQSELKLIDGQTLLGMLQTPKHIRQAVERTDVIYTLAAPPRFGQEGR, from the coding sequence ATGAGCGGCGCCGAGACTTCCATCTGGGTGACCGAGGTGATCACCGACTGGGATGTGTATCACCATGGCGTAAGCGAAGTGATCGCCCACGAAAAGACCAAGTACCAAGAGATGTACGTGGTTCACAGCCCCTCGTTCGGTCGGGCCTTGGTTTTGGACGGCAAGTGGCAGAGTTCGCAGGCCGACGAGTTTTTGTATCACGAGCCGCTGGTGCAGCCGGCAATGATCGCCCACGGCGCGCCCAAGAAGGTGCTGATCCTGGGCGGCGGCGAGGGCGCGACGATCCGCGAGACCCTGCGTTGGAAGAGCGTCGAGCGGGTGGTGATGGTCGACATCGACCAGCCGGTGGTGGAGGCCTGCCGGGAACACATGGAGGTCATGCACCAGGGCGCGTGGGATGATCCCCGCCTGGAGCTGGTCTTCGACGACGCCTGGAAATATCTGGAAGACACCCGCGAGGCCTGGGACGTGATCATCAGCGACCTGACCGATCCCCTGGAGGAAGGGCCTTCGTTCAAGCTCTTCACCCGCGAGTTTTATGAGATGGCTCGCCAGACCCTGGCCCCCGGCGGCAAGATGGTCATCCAGGCCGGGCCGGTTTCGCCGGTGGAACTGGCCCCGCACGCCCGCATGGTCAAGACCCTGGCCGCGGTTTTTACCCACACGCGCTCGTATTGTTCGCACACGCCCAGCTATGGCCGGCCGTGGGGCTTCGTGCTGTGCTCGCAAGAGCCCCTGGACACGCGGCCCGAGCCCCAGGCCGTGGACGAGCTTTTGGGCCGCATGCTGCAAAGCGAACTGAAGCTCATCGACGGCCAGACGCTTTTGGGCATGCTGCAAACGCCCAAGCACATCCGCCAGGCCGTGGAGCGGACCGATGTGATCTACACCCTGGCCGCCCCCCCGCGCTTTGGCCAGGAGGGCCGCTAG
- a CDS encoding ferritin family protein: MTNFASVDQILDFAIEKEDQAVRFYTGLAAGMEKPWMRELFRDFADQELRHKTKLEEVRAGGQLRAAADKVADLRLADYLADVDVVDGGKMTYAEALNVAMKREKAAFKLYADLAAATDDQRLKDAFLSLAHEEAKHKLYLEVQYDETILTEN, translated from the coding sequence ATGACCAATTTCGCTTCGGTTGATCAAATACTGGATTTCGCCATCGAAAAAGAAGATCAGGCCGTGCGCTTCTATACCGGCCTGGCCGCCGGCATGGAAAAACCCTGGATGCGCGAGTTGTTCCGCGATTTCGCCGACCAGGAGCTGCGCCACAAGACCAAGCTGGAGGAAGTCCGCGCCGGCGGACAACTGCGCGCGGCCGCCGACAAGGTGGCCGATCTGCGGCTGGCCGACTATCTGGCCGACGTCGATGTGGTCGACGGCGGCAAAATGACCTACGCCGAGGCCCTCAACGTGGCCATGAAGCGCGAAAAGGCCGCCTTCAAGCTATACGCCGACCTGGCCGCCGCCACCGACGATCAGCGCCTCAAGGACGCCTTTCTCTCCCTGGCCCACGAAGAGGCCAAGCACAAGCTTTACCTGGAAGTGCAGTACGACGAGACCATCCTGACCGAAAACTGA
- a CDS encoding chloride channel protein: MNPTAPEQKHPPTRPVNRLVGLLRRQTVRRILVSVLIGVVAGLGAMAFFLCLEWACWFVLGYLAGAQIPGPDGERVVHMAVTTPYRPWLLALLPVLGGLASGLLVNALAPEAEGEGTDAMIDAFHNKGGTIRGRVPFIKSAASIITLASGGSVGREGPIAQIGAGFGSWLAQALKIPAHERRIYMLAGCAAGLGSIFRAPLGSAITSIEVLYSEDFESEAIIPCVIASVIAYCMFTFFFGFAPVFGSPHFVFHDPRELLAYAVLGLICAPIGMGYVSMFNRSREFFRGLTNVPRQYRPMLGGVGVGLVALAVPEAIGGGYGYMQLAIYGQLGLGLMCLAAGFKMVTTSLTIGSGSSGGVFGPTLFIGGMIGGVVGQVGHMLFPEIVQQPGAYVLVGMAAFFASAAKAPVGSLIMVSEMAASYQLLPPLMIVSMIAILFNRGSSIYTKQLLNKFQSPAHEADLTVNVLETLTVADVFAADRPVIGLRPDENFAQLRRHIADSHQSLFPVLDQAGALIGVLPVAAIRKVLFEDSLAHLVVVGELAEPPTALALGDDLYSALLKFLDSGHGQLPVTADGRLLGLLDHADVIAAYHQEVSRRRRAAA; encoded by the coding sequence GTGAACCCAACGGCCCCGGAGCAAAAACACCCCCCCACGCGGCCCGTCAACCGCCTCGTCGGCCTGCTGCGCCGCCAGACCGTGCGGCGCATTCTCGTCTCGGTGCTCATCGGCGTGGTGGCCGGCCTAGGGGCCATGGCCTTTTTCCTGTGCCTGGAGTGGGCCTGCTGGTTCGTGTTGGGCTATCTGGCCGGGGCCCAGATCCCCGGGCCCGATGGCGAACGCGTGGTGCACATGGCCGTGACCACGCCCTATCGGCCGTGGCTCTTGGCGCTTTTGCCGGTGCTGGGCGGCCTGGCTTCGGGGCTTCTGGTCAACGCCCTGGCCCCCGAGGCCGAAGGCGAGGGCACCGACGCCATGATCGACGCCTTCCATAACAAAGGCGGCACCATCCGCGGGCGGGTGCCCTTCATCAAGTCGGCGGCCTCGATCATCACCCTGGCCAGCGGCGGCTCGGTGGGCCGCGAAGGGCCCATCGCCCAGATCGGCGCCGGTTTCGGTTCGTGGCTGGCCCAGGCGCTGAAAATTCCCGCCCACGAGCGACGCATCTACATGCTGGCCGGCTGCGCGGCCGGCCTGGGTTCGATCTTCCGCGCGCCGCTGGGCTCGGCCATCACCAGCATCGAGGTGCTCTACAGCGAGGATTTCGAGTCGGAGGCGATCATCCCCTGCGTCATCGCCTCGGTGATCGCCTATTGCATGTTCACGTTTTTCTTTGGTTTCGCGCCGGTGTTCGGCTCGCCGCACTTTGTCTTTCACGACCCCCGCGAGCTGTTGGCCTACGCCGTTCTGGGCCTGATCTGCGCGCCCATCGGCATGGGCTACGTGTCCATGTTCAACCGCTCGCGTGAGTTCTTCCGGGGCCTGACCAACGTGCCCCGGCAATATCGGCCCATGCTGGGCGGGGTGGGCGTGGGCCTGGTGGCCCTGGCCGTGCCCGAGGCCATCGGCGGCGGCTACGGCTACATGCAGTTGGCCATCTACGGCCAACTGGGCCTGGGCCTGATGTGCCTGGCCGCGGGGTTCAAGATGGTCACCACCAGCCTGACCATCGGCAGCGGCAGCTCGGGCGGCGTGTTCGGACCGACGCTATTCATCGGCGGGATGATCGGCGGGGTGGTGGGCCAGGTGGGCCACATGCTTTTCCCCGAGATCGTCCAGCAGCCGGGGGCCTACGTGCTGGTGGGCATGGCCGCCTTTTTCGCCAGCGCGGCCAAGGCGCCGGTGGGCTCGTTGATAATGGTCTCGGAGATGGCCGCCAGCTATCAGTTGCTGCCGCCGCTGATGATCGTCTCGATGATCGCCATCTTGTTCAACCGCGGTTCGAGCATTTACACCAAGCAGCTTTTGAACAAATTCCAGAGCCCGGCCCACGAGGCCGACCTGACCGTCAACGTCCTCGAGACCCTCACCGTGGCCGACGTCTTCGCGGCCGACCGGCCGGTGATCGGCCTGCGGCCCGACGAGAATTTCGCCCAACTGCGCCGGCATATCGCCGACAGTCACCAATCGTTGTTTCCCGTGCTGGACCAGGCCGGCGCGCTGATCGGCGTGTTGCCGGTGGCGGCCATCCGCAAGGTGCTTTTCGAGGATTCGCTGGCCCATCTGGTGGTGGTGGGCGAGTTGGCCGAACCGCCGACGGCCCTGGCCCTGGGCGACGATCTATACTCCGCCCTGCTCAAATTCCTTGATTCGGGCCACGGCCAACTGCCCGTGACGGCCGACGGCCGGCTTTTGGGCCTGCTGGACCACGCCGACGTCATCGCCGCCTATCATCAGGAGGTCAGCCGCCGCCGGCGCGCGGCCGCCTAG
- a CDS encoding ABC-type transport auxiliary lipoprotein family protein: MFQTKRLIAAAALLALALGAPGCLSKPMITEHQYMFEYAAPRPPAWPPLKAGLAINDPTAAAGYIDTAMIFRSGPYQRQSYNYNRWRVTPAEMVGDFLLRDFQASGLFEAVFDSQDDANARFFLDIGVEDLLADRAGGGQLEIALLATLTDIEHSRLPLRVVFQKRYAVAQPMAGDSPKEMARAASQAMEALSRRLIGDCYQAMAKRLTQP, from the coding sequence ATGTTCCAAACCAAACGCCTGATCGCCGCCGCCGCCCTGCTGGCCCTGGCCCTGGGCGCGCCGGGCTGCCTGAGCAAGCCCATGATCACCGAGCATCAATACATGTTCGAGTACGCCGCGCCGCGCCCGCCGGCCTGGCCGCCGCTCAAGGCCGGCCTGGCCATCAACGACCCCACCGCCGCCGCCGGTTACATCGACACGGCCATGATCTTTCGCTCGGGGCCCTATCAGCGCCAGAGCTACAACTACAACCGCTGGCGCGTCACGCCGGCCGAAATGGTCGGCGACTTTTTGCTGCGCGACTTCCAGGCCAGCGGCCTGTTCGAGGCCGTCTTCGACAGCCAGGACGACGCCAACGCCCGCTTCTTCCTCGACATCGGCGTCGAGGATCTCCTGGCCGACCGGGCCGGCGGCGGCCAGCTCGAAATCGCCCTCTTGGCCACCCTCACCGACATCGAGCACTCCCGCCTGCCCCTGCGCGTGGTCTTCCAGAAGCGCTACGCCGTGGCCCAGCCCATGGCCGGCGACTCGCCCAAGGAAATGGCCAGGGCCGCCAGTCAGGCCATGGAGGCCCTCAGCCGGCGGTTGATCGGCGATTGCTATCAGGCCATGGCCAAGCGGCTGACCCAACCGTGA
- a CDS encoding histone deacetylase family protein: MCHKTLDESMLQVQIVRDDRYLRHKTGLSHPESPARLSAVYRMLDWDHPGGFIEKQARPITLEDLERVHTPAYVRIILATARQRLTHLAPDTIASRDSCLAAWLAAGGCVLGVDDLLAGRCQACLVLCRPPGHHALADRAGGFCIFNNLGLAARHALRRGLRRVLIVDWDIHHGNALQNLFYADDRVVYLSTHLPNAYPFTGKLGEVGVGPGAGHTINLPLPPKWGDNDAMTLYRVVLEQLVERFSPEMIMVACGFDAHFRDPIGATLQTEASYAGLAQLVATLGPRNNDIPLLLALEGGYDPDTLTACVAEVLAALQDQRHGQAVWSAQSQKADELLARAGRVHAGFGLWLD, from the coding sequence ATGTGCCATAAAACGCTGGATGAATCCATGCTCCAGGTGCAAATTGTCCGCGACGACCGCTATCTGCGCCACAAGACCGGCCTGAGCCATCCCGAGAGCCCGGCCCGCCTTAGCGCGGTTTATCGCATGCTCGACTGGGACCACCCCGGCGGCTTCATCGAAAAACAGGCCCGGCCCATCACCCTGGAGGATCTGGAGCGCGTGCACACGCCGGCCTACGTGCGCATCATCCTGGCCACCGCCCGCCAACGCCTGACCCACCTGGCTCCCGACACCATCGCCAGCCGTGACAGTTGCCTGGCCGCCTGGCTGGCCGCCGGCGGCTGCGTGCTGGGCGTCGACGACCTGCTGGCCGGTCGATGTCAGGCCTGCCTGGTGCTCTGCCGGCCGCCGGGCCACCACGCCCTGGCCGACCGGGCCGGCGGGTTTTGCATCTTCAACAACCTGGGCCTGGCCGCCCGCCACGCCCTGCGGCGCGGCCTGCGACGCGTCCTGATCGTCGACTGGGACATCCACCACGGCAACGCGTTGCAGAATCTATTTTACGCAGACGACAGAGTGGTTTATCTTTCCACTCATCTGCCAAACGCCTATCCTTTCACCGGCAAGCTGGGCGAGGTGGGCGTGGGGCCTGGCGCGGGGCACACCATCAATCTGCCCCTGCCGCCAAAATGGGGCGACAACGACGCCATGACCCTTTACCGGGTGGTGCTGGAGCAACTGGTGGAGCGCTTTTCTCCCGAAATGATCATGGTCGCCTGCGGTTTCGACGCCCATTTCCGCGATCCCATCGGAGCCACGCTGCAAACCGAGGCCTCCTACGCCGGCCTGGCCCAATTGGTGGCCACCCTGGGCCCGCGCAACAACGACATCCCCCTGCTGCTGGCCCTGGAGGGCGGCTACGACCCCGACACCCTCACGGCCTGCGTGGCCGAGGTCTTGGCCGCCCTGCAAGACCAACGCCACGGCCAAGCAGTCTGGAGCGCCCAGAGCCAAAAAGCCGACGAACTGCTGGCCAGGGCCGGCCGGGTCCACGCCGGCTTCGGCCTGTGGCTGGATTGA
- a CDS encoding MlaD family protein, which yields MSSKSSNVRLGLFVLSGITLAVVILVWMGAAKYMKGATTYVTFFDESVQGLQIDSRVKYRGVEVGRVTDVRVAPDFRLIEVVMEIGFDGDLSHDMVAQLQTIGITGIMFVELDRQRPGDKAESPVINFAAEHPIIPSKPSEMHRLLGVIDRITNQISRIDFEALGNDINQTIKGVRDLVQDGALKKTVDNMQATAANLESITALVLSEVKGGELRKAVKSFNTGAQSFDALMGEARQALKDLRLKETAGQVRELAAVLKDQTVAIAQLTRRTMVNLRSSSGRLDNLLRRLEMNPSYLIFSEPPEQ from the coding sequence ATGAGCAGCAAGAGTTCCAACGTGCGGCTGGGCCTGTTCGTGCTCAGCGGCATCACCCTGGCCGTGGTCATTCTGGTGTGGATGGGCGCCGCCAAATACATGAAGGGCGCCACCACCTACGTGACCTTCTTCGACGAATCGGTGCAGGGCCTGCAGATCGACTCCAGGGTCAAGTACCGCGGCGTGGAGGTGGGCCGGGTCACCGACGTGCGGGTGGCCCCCGACTTCCGCCTGATCGAGGTGGTCATGGAGATCGGCTTCGATGGCGACCTGTCCCACGACATGGTGGCCCAGCTTCAGACCATCGGCATCACCGGCATCATGTTCGTCGAACTGGACCGCCAGCGCCCCGGCGACAAAGCCGAATCACCGGTGATCAACTTCGCCGCCGAGCACCCCATCATCCCTTCCAAGCCCTCGGAGATGCACCGGCTGCTGGGCGTCATCGACCGCATCACCAACCAGATCAGCCGCATCGATTTCGAGGCCCTGGGCAACGACATCAATCAGACCATCAAGGGCGTGCGCGACCTGGTGCAGGACGGCGCCCTGAAAAAGACCGTCGACAACATGCAGGCCACCGCGGCCAACCTGGAAAGCATCACCGCCCTGGTGCTCAGCGAGGTCAAGGGCGGCGAGTTGCGCAAGGCCGTCAAGAGCTTCAACACCGGGGCCCAGTCCTTCGACGCGCTGATGGGCGAAGCGCGCCAGGCGCTCAAGGATCTGCGCCTGAAGGAAACCGCCGGCCAGGTGCGCGAGTTGGCCGCCGTGCTCAAGGATCAGACCGTGGCCATCGCCCAACTGACCAGGCGCACCATGGTCAACCTGCGCAGCAGCTCCGGCCGCTTGGACAACCTGCTGCGCCGCCTGGAGATGAACCCCTCCTACCTGATCTTCAGCGAACCACCCGAGCAATGA
- a CDS encoding methyl-accepting chemotaxis protein: MPALFDNSLRRQALEAMRRVAENRWDLAEAAPPPRRGPLRLAARLFNAMQARLRATVQSLAAESVALSQGAPQLARLASELEQAARHQANRSRDIAAAGRAMAQSVRQIAASTEQAVACSAQVAHTTSQMQQHSRSIGQTMGMIRKVASQTRLLAINAAVEAARAGEHGAGFAVVAAEVQALADQTMSAALKVEELLSAIGVGVDQLAQAVGDGAEFGPGQGASAGLHGLLSAIAKAGQDQDAEVNAISRDIEQVAAAAQQQAEAVASVNQLGQMARERADGLLTTLGQFRLEAHHQAARMVEAIAANPDIASMDRRRQEAAMRASIGRGEVFELLYITDARGRQVTDNIAPSGFSAAYGSSGHGRDWSSRPWFKGVAESGRAYVSDIYRSAATDDFCFTVAAPLRGPDGRMIGVLGADVQFAKMLSDAR; the protein is encoded by the coding sequence ATGCCTGCCCTATTCGACAACAGCCTGCGCCGCCAGGCGCTGGAGGCCATGCGCCGCGTGGCCGAAAATCGCTGGGATCTGGCCGAGGCCGCCCCGCCACCCCGCCGTGGGCCGCTGAGGCTGGCGGCCCGGTTGTTCAACGCCATGCAGGCCCGTTTGCGGGCCACGGTGCAATCGCTGGCCGCCGAATCGGTGGCCCTCTCCCAGGGCGCGCCTCAGTTGGCCCGCCTGGCCAGCGAGTTGGAGCAAGCCGCCCGCCATCAGGCCAACCGCTCGCGCGATATCGCCGCCGCCGGCCGGGCCATGGCCCAAAGCGTGCGCCAGATCGCCGCCAGCACCGAACAGGCCGTGGCCTGCTCGGCCCAGGTGGCCCATACCACATCCCAGATGCAGCAGCACTCGCGCAGCATCGGCCAGACCATGGGCATGATCCGCAAGGTGGCCAGCCAGACGCGGCTGTTGGCCATCAACGCCGCCGTGGAGGCGGCCCGCGCCGGCGAGCACGGGGCGGGGTTCGCCGTGGTGGCCGCGGAGGTGCAGGCCCTGGCCGATCAGACCATGAGCGCCGCCCTCAAGGTCGAGGAGCTGCTCTCGGCCATCGGCGTGGGCGTCGATCAACTGGCCCAGGCCGTGGGCGATGGCGCGGAGTTCGGGCCCGGCCAGGGCGCGAGCGCCGGCCTGCACGGTCTGCTCAGCGCCATCGCCAAGGCCGGCCAGGACCAGGACGCCGAAGTGAACGCCATCTCCCGCGACATCGAGCAGGTGGCCGCCGCCGCCCAGCAGCAGGCCGAGGCCGTGGCCAGCGTCAATCAACTGGGCCAGATGGCCCGCGAGCGCGCCGACGGCCTGCTGACCACCTTGGGCCAGTTCCGCCTGGAGGCCCACCACCAGGCCGCGCGCATGGTCGAGGCCATCGCCGCCAATCCCGATATCGCCTCCATGGACCGCCGGCGGCAGGAGGCGGCCATGCGCGCCAGCATCGGCCGTGGCGAGGTCTTCGAGCTGCTCTACATCACCGACGCCCGCGGCCGCCAGGTCACCGACAACATCGCCCCCAGCGGCTTCAGCGCCGCCTACGGCTCCAGCGGCCACGGCCGGGACTGGTCGAGCCGGCCCTGGTTCAAGGGCGTGGCCGAAAGCGGGCGGGCCTACGTCTCCGACATCTACCGCTCGGCGGCCACCGACGACTTCTGCTTCACCGTGGCCGCGCCGCTACGCGGCCCCGACGGCCGCATGATCGGCGTGCTGGGGGCCGACGTGCAGTTCGCCAAGATGCTTTCCGACGCCCGCTGA
- a CDS encoding AMP-binding protein, with translation MVSKIKAGDVTSNLYDYQKARESFSWDQAEALFTWAGGRRMNIAHEAVDRWTVCARDARRRALVWDDSIMVRTYSFEDARAISCRWANLLAQVGLGLGGRVLTLLPPGPDVIWVQLAAARLGAAYCHLRPGLSTAVYGSLIQRLRPDVVVTTAGVGDFPWELAPEGCAMVYLRGLAPGRLAREHAALELLPQMSDHLEPAWVERDHMLQIVHAENPEGPPRLVWGAVESMVGYLISARWALNLRPDSLLLVDGHTSGTVFSVYGVWGAWLCGAASLLLTGPFSAERWRGALRHHKVSVWYTMPPFLRRLRAAGDRPGEVGQFAALEHLATVGNRLEMEDFFWTRNNFGRPPHQNWWTVETGMIAVANFPSMDLKLGSSGRPMPGLDVKVLDGEGRPAHLLTIGDLSLQAPWPAMARGFIDDDEAYLRRFRAGRWLQTGDMAAYDEDGYIYLQGRQDDLIRGVGRMVGPFEVEQALTADPRVAEAVAVASALPDGQPALKAFVVAAPGQEPDDELRASLLEMLALAISPDGPVAGLEFLPRLPRNAQGRLIRRALRALDLGLPLGDVSNLKSR, from the coding sequence ATGGTCTCCAAGATAAAGGCCGGCGACGTAACCTCCAACCTTTACGACTACCAAAAGGCGCGGGAGAGCTTTTCCTGGGATCAGGCCGAGGCCCTGTTCACCTGGGCCGGCGGCCGGCGCATGAACATCGCCCACGAGGCCGTCGACCGCTGGACGGTCTGCGCCCGCGACGCCCGGCGGCGGGCCCTGGTCTGGGACGACAGCATCATGGTGCGCACCTATTCCTTCGAGGACGCGCGGGCCATCAGTTGCCGCTGGGCCAACTTGCTGGCCCAGGTCGGCCTGGGCCTGGGCGGCCGGGTGCTGACCCTGCTGCCGCCGGGGCCCGATGTGATCTGGGTGCAGTTGGCCGCCGCCCGCCTGGGCGCGGCTTATTGCCACCTGCGGCCGGGGCTGTCGACGGCCGTTTACGGCAGCCTGATCCAGCGCCTGCGGCCCGACGTGGTCGTCACCACCGCCGGGGTGGGCGATTTCCCCTGGGAGCTGGCGCCCGAGGGCTGCGCCATGGTCTACCTGCGCGGCCTGGCCCCGGGCCGCCTGGCCCGCGAACACGCCGCCCTGGAGCTTTTGCCCCAGATGTCCGACCACCTGGAGCCGGCCTGGGTCGAGCGCGATCACATGCTGCAGATCGTCCACGCCGAAAACCCCGAAGGCCCGCCCAGGCTGGTCTGGGGCGCGGTGGAGTCGATGGTGGGCTATCTGATCAGCGCCCGCTGGGCCCTCAATCTGCGGCCCGATTCGCTGCTTTTGGTCGACGGCCACACCTCGGGCACGGTCTTCAGCGTCTACGGCGTGTGGGGGGCCTGGCTCTGCGGGGCGGCCAGCCTGCTGTTGACCGGGCCCTTTTCGGCCGAACGCTGGCGAGGGGCCCTGCGGCACCACAAGGTGAGCGTGTGGTACACCATGCCGCCGTTTTTGCGCCGACTGCGCGCCGCCGGCGATCGGCCAGGCGAAGTGGGCCAGTTCGCCGCCCTGGAGCATCTGGCCACGGTGGGCAACCGCCTGGAGATGGAAGATTTTTTCTGGACGCGCAACAACTTCGGCCGGCCGCCCCACCAAAACTGGTGGACGGTGGAGACCGGCATGATCGCCGTGGCCAACTTCCCCTCGATGGACCTGAAGCTGGGCTCCAGCGGCCGGCCCATGCCCGGCCTGGATGTCAAGGTGCTCGACGGCGAGGGCCGGCCGGCCCATCTGCTGACCATCGGCGACCTGTCGCTGCAAGCGCCCTGGCCGGCCATGGCCCGCGGCTTCATCGACGACGACGAGGCCTACCTCCGGCGCTTCCGGGCCGGCCGCTGGCTGCAAACCGGCGACATGGCCGCCTACGACGAGGACGGCTATATCTATCTGCAGGGCCGTCAGGACGACCTGATCCGCGGCGTGGGCCGCATGGTCGGGCCCTTCGAGGTCGAGCAAGCCCTGACCGCCGACCCCCGCGTGGCCGAGGCCGTGGCCGTGGCCAGCGCCCTGCCCGACGGCCAGCCGGCGCTGAAGGCCTTCGTGGTGGCCGCGCCGGGGCAAGAGCCCGACGACGAACTGCGCGCGTCCCTGCTGGAGATGCTTGCGCTGGCCATCAGCCCCGATGGGCCGGTGGCCGGGCTGGAGTTTCTGCCCAGACTACCCCGAAACGCCCAGGGCAGGCTGATCAGGCGGGCGCTGCGCGCGCTGGACCTGGGCCTGCCGCTGGGCGACGTCAGCAACCTCAAAAGCCGCTAG
- a CDS encoding tetratricopeptide repeat protein → MLWLWTILTGSKFKALAHEGQRLLRTGRANEAMDAFRAMVKGWPQQPEGYLGMAAVYQAMSLRLEAAREKAIGQGLTHLATHPEDLRARLEVAEALMDKEMFDWAAHHADLALRLAPEDQKVLRLAARAHRRNNNHRKAVVALRRALRQDPLDPELYDLLTASLRASGNHAEAARIGSLGEALQALKDNPTDPGCLVNAVRQFLTAGYLRLAVELVESCVAQGADHPRIHLLRASLMLEDRKPKEALAALHKAMALDPLNLDVHRLLTDVHEILSEGKQADYHRRLVRVLGSLGDATTMAANMVVQIRVLVELGNFPAAHQLCQNLARDFPKDWRAFYAHGLLAREEGDLAAAERHLMAAKERNDTSPEVHMEIARLRTALGEKIEAVGEARVAVKLAPRDGEIRRAMAQVLRQNGFMDQAIEEEDIAEALEKSQGKR, encoded by the coding sequence ATGCTGTGGCTTTGGACGATCCTGACCGGCTCCAAGTTCAAGGCCCTGGCTCACGAGGGCCAACGCCTGCTGCGCACCGGCCGGGCCAACGAGGCCATGGACGCCTTCCGGGCCATGGTCAAGGGCTGGCCCCAACAGCCCGAGGGCTACCTGGGCATGGCCGCGGTCTACCAGGCCATGAGCCTGCGCCTGGAGGCCGCCCGCGAAAAGGCCATCGGCCAGGGGCTGACCCACCTGGCCACCCATCCCGAAGACCTGCGCGCCCGCCTGGAGGTGGCCGAGGCGCTCATGGATAAGGAGATGTTCGACTGGGCGGCCCACCACGCCGACCTGGCCCTGCGCCTGGCCCCCGAGGATCAGAAAGTGCTGCGCCTGGCCGCCCGGGCCCACCGCCGCAACAACAACCACCGCAAGGCCGTGGTGGCCCTGCGCCGGGCCCTGCGTCAAGACCCGCTTGACCCGGAGCTCTACGATCTGCTGACCGCTAGCCTGCGCGCCTCGGGCAATCACGCCGAGGCCGCGCGCATCGGCTCGCTGGGCGAGGCCCTCCAGGCCCTCAAGGACAACCCCACCGACCCCGGCTGCCTGGTCAACGCCGTGCGCCAGTTCCTCACCGCCGGCTATCTGCGCCTGGCCGTGGAGCTGGTCGAGAGCTGCGTGGCCCAGGGCGCCGATCATCCGCGCATACACCTGCTGCGGGCCAGCCTGATGCTCGAGGACCGCAAGCCCAAGGAGGCCCTGGCCGCCTTGCACAAGGCCATGGCCCTGGACCCGCTCAACCTGGATGTCCACCGCCTGCTCACCGACGTCCACGAGATCCTCAGCGAGGGCAAGCAGGCCGACTATCATCGGCGCCTGGTGCGGGTGCTGGGCTCGCTGGGCGACGCCACGACCATGGCCGCCAACATGGTGGTGCAGATCAGGGTCTTGGTCGAGTTGGGCAATTTCCCGGCCGCCCACCAGCTCTGCCAAAACCTGGCCCGCGACTTCCCCAAGGACTGGCGCGCCTTTTACGCCCACGGCCTGCTGGCCCGCGAGGAAGGCGACCTGGCCGCCGCCGAAAGGCACCTCATGGCCGCCAAGGAGCGCAACGACACCAGCCCGGAGGTGCACATGGAGATCGCCCGCCTGCGCACGGCCCTGGGCGAAAAGATCGAGGCCGTGGGCGAGGCCAGGGTGGCGGTCAAGTTGGCCCCGCGCGACGGCGAAATCCGCCGGGCCATGGCCCAGGTGCTGCGGCAAAACGGCTTCATGGATCAGGCCATCGAGGAGGAAGACATCGCCGAGGCCCTGGAGAAAAGCCAGGGCAAACGCTAG